From the Micromonospora echinofusca genome, the window GCGACGTCGAGGACCTCCTCGACCGCGTGCCGGCGGGCCTTGCCGGCCTCCGACTGGACCAGGTCGAGCCCCTCGGCCTGCCGGTCGAGCACCAGGTCGTGCAGCCGGAGCAGGACGGCGGCCCGGCGGGCGACGGGCAGGCCGGCCCAGGGGCGCTGGGCGGCCCGCGCGTCGGCGAAGGCGCCGTCGACGTCGACGGGGGTGCTCGACGCCACGTCCACCGTCCGGGCGCCGGTCAGCGGCGACGTGGCGCTGAACGCGGGCCCGGTGCCGCGCACCTGCCCGACGAGCGCGGCGGCGCCGGCGGGCAGCGCCGGTGGGCGACCCGGGGCGGCGGGGTTGCCGGTGACCGGGCCCGCCGGGTCGGCGTGCGGGGTGAGCGCGGTGGTGGTCATGCGCCGACGTTAACGCAACGCGACGTTGCGTTGCAATTGTGCGCCGGGTCGCCCGCCGCCCGGCTCCAACGGCTCGTGGAACGGGAGCAACGGCGGTGCGGCGCTCAGCCGGTGGCCCCGACCAGCAGTTCCACCACCGCGCGGGCCGTCGCCGGCGGGCCGCCGTCGGTCGGGCAGTCCACGTACCCGGTCTCCACCGTCCCGACGGTGAGCCGGTAGCTGAAGGCGTCCCGGCAGGCCGTCGGAGCCGACGGGCGGCCCGCCTCGGCGGCGAGCGCGGGGTCGGCGACGAGCCGGCGCAGCCGGTCCAGGTCCGCGCCGGAGAGCCGGCCGGTACGCCGCGACCCGGCGCGGTCGACGACGCTCCACCGCCCGTCGGGCTCCACGGTCACCGTGTCGCCGCGCCCGGCGATCCCGCCCGAACGGGTCAGCACGACGCGCGCCGGCGCGGGCGTCGGCTCGGCGGGCGGTGGGGCCGTCGTGCCGGATGCCGGGCGGTCGGTCGCGGAAGGCGCGGCCCGGTCCGGCGGCGCGGTCGTCGTGCAGCCGGACAGGACCGCCGCCACCAGCGCGACCTTGACGCCGGCCATCGAAGCTGATCTCATGCCGCTCGGACGCGCGGCGCGGCGGCGCGGTTCCCACCGGCTCCGGTTCCACCGAACGGTCAATGTCCCGGACGGAATTCGGATCACCCCTTCTCTTTTGGGTCGTCACATCGTTATATCTACATGCGTGACTACCCCTGTCACGCATACCCCCGTTCAGGAGGGCACGTGAAAAGACCCCTTGCCGCCGTCGGTACGGCCCTGCTCACCAGCGGCCTGCTGACCGGCGTCGCCACCCCGGCGCTCGCGGCACCCCCCACCGCCCCCGCCCCGGGCGGGCCCGCCGCCGCCGCGGCGAGCGTCCTGCGCACCAACCCCGGTGCCGTCCAGGGCACCGGCGCCGAGGCCTACCAGGTGCACAGCACCAAGGTGGACCCCAACGGCGCCGCGCACACCCGCTACACCCGGACCTACCAGGGCCTGCGGGTGTACGGCGGTGACTTCGTCATCCACACGACCCCGAACGGTGGCTACGCCGGCTCCTCGGTCGGTCTGGACGCCCCGCTGACCCTGCCCACCACGGCCAGGGTCCCCGCCGCGGCGGCGAAGAAGGCCGCCCGCGCCGAGTTCTCCGGCACGCTCACCGCCGTGGGCACCCCGGAGCTCTTCGTCGACGCCAGCTCCGGCAAGGGCCGGCTGGCCTGGGAGACCGTCGTCACCGGCTGGCACCCGGACGGGCAGACCCCGTCGCGGTTCCACGTCGTCACCGACGCCACCACCGGCAAGGTCATCGGCTCGTACGACGAGATCGAGGCCGTCGCCGGCACGGGCAACAGCGTCTACTCGGGCACCGTCACCGTGGACACCACGCTCTCCGGCAGCACGTACCAGATGATCGACCCGCTGCGCGGCAACGGCTCCACGTGCGACATGAACAACGGCACGTCGACCTGCACCACGATCACCGACGCCGACAACACCTGGGGCACCGGCGCCACCTCCAACCGGCAGTCCGCCGCCGTGGACGCGCACTACGGCGCCGCCAAGACGTACGACTACTTCAAGAACGTGCACGGGCGCAACGGCATCTTCGGCGACGGCCGGGGCGTGCCCAGCCGGGTGCACTACGGCAACAACTACGTCAACGCCTTCTGGGACGGCTCCCGGATGACGTACGGCGACGGCAGCGGCAACTCCCGGCCGCTGGTCTCCATCGACGTGGCCGCCCATGAGATGAGCCACGGCGTCACCGAGAACGTGGTGCCCGGCGGCCTGACCTACTCCGGCGAGTCCGGCGGCCTCAACGAGGCCACCAGCGACATCTTCGGCAACATGGTCGAGTTCTACGCCAACAGCCCCGCCGACCCGGGCGACTACCAGGTCGGCGAGAAGATCAACATCAACGGCGACGGTACGCCGCTGCGCTACATGTACAACCCGGCCCTGGACGGCTCCGGCGACAGCTGCTGGTCCACCTCCACCAGGAACAAGGACGTGCACTACTCGTCCGGCGTGGCCAACCACTTCTTCTTCAACCTCGCCGAGGGCACCGGGGCCACCCCGTACGGCACCTCGCCGATCTGCGGCTCCGCCCCGGCGGTGACCGGCATCGGCCGCGTCAAGGCCGAGAAGATCTGGTGGCGGGCGCTGGACGCGTACTTCACCTCCAACACCTCGTACGTCAACACCAGCAACCCGGCGAACACCGCCCGGGCGTACACCCTGCGCGCCGCCACCGACCTGTACGGCAGCTGCTCCACCGAGTACCGGACCGTCCAGGCGGCCTGGACCGCGGTGAACGTGGCCGGCAACGACGCGCCGTGCTCGACCGGCAACGACTTCTCGGTCTCGCTCTCGCCGACCTCCGGCGCGGTGAACCCGGGCGGCTCGGTCTCCACCACCGTGGCGACCGCCACCACCAGCGGCTCGGCGCAGACCGTGACGCTGTCCGCCGCCGGCCTGCCGAGCGGGGCGACCGCCTCGTTCAGCCCGGCCACGGTGACCTCGGGCGGCTCCTCGACCCTCACCATCGCCACCACCGCCGCCACGGCACCGGGCACCTACACGGTGACCGTGAACGGTGCCGGCTCGGTCACCCGTAGCGCCACCTACACGCTGACCGTCAACGGCACCGGTGGCGGCTGCACCAGCCCGGGCCAGAAGCTCGGCAACGCCGGCTTCGAGTCCGGGGTCACCACCTGGACGCAGACCTCGGGCGTCATCGGCCAGCACGGCACCGCGCA encodes:
- a CDS encoding M4 family metallopeptidase, with product MKRPLAAVGTALLTSGLLTGVATPALAAPPTAPAPGGPAAAAASVLRTNPGAVQGTGAEAYQVHSTKVDPNGAAHTRYTRTYQGLRVYGGDFVIHTTPNGGYAGSSVGLDAPLTLPTTARVPAAAAKKAARAEFSGTLTAVGTPELFVDASSGKGRLAWETVVTGWHPDGQTPSRFHVVTDATTGKVIGSYDEIEAVAGTGNSVYSGTVTVDTTLSGSTYQMIDPLRGNGSTCDMNNGTSTCTTITDADNTWGTGATSNRQSAAVDAHYGAAKTYDYFKNVHGRNGIFGDGRGVPSRVHYGNNYVNAFWDGSRMTYGDGSGNSRPLVSIDVAAHEMSHGVTENVVPGGLTYSGESGGLNEATSDIFGNMVEFYANSPADPGDYQVGEKININGDGTPLRYMYNPALDGSGDSCWSTSTRNKDVHYSSGVANHFFFNLAEGTGATPYGTSPICGSAPAVTGIGRVKAEKIWWRALDAYFTSNTSYVNTSNPANTARAYTLRAATDLYGSCSTEYRTVQAAWTAVNVAGNDAPCSTGNDFSVSLSPTSGAVNPGGSVSTTVATATTSGSAQTVTLSAAGLPSGATASFSPATVTSGGSSTLTIATTAATAPGTYTVTVNGAGSVTRSATYTLTVNGTGGGCTSPGQKLGNAGFESGVTTWTQTSGVIGQHGTAQPARTGTWSAWLNGYGRSRTDTLAQSVSLPAGCTSYNFSFWLHVDSAETTASTAYDTLRVQVLNSSGTVLATLATYSNLNKAAGYSQKSFSLAAYKGQTVTLKFTGVEDASLQTSFVVDDTALNVS
- a CDS encoding protealysin inhibitor emfourin, with the protein product MAGVKVALVAAVLSGCTTTAPPDRAAPSATDRPASGTTAPPPAEPTPAPARVVLTRSGGIAGRGDTVTVEPDGRWSVVDRAGSRRTGRLSGADLDRLRRLVADPALAAEAGRPSAPTACRDAFSYRLTVGTVETGYVDCPTDGGPPATARAVVELLVGATG